A stretch of the Massilia varians genome encodes the following:
- a CDS encoding MATE family efflux transporter — MTSTTSPSSTASPVRTEISTLWRLSWPMLVGQLATVGMGVADVAMTGHVSAEELAAVSLGTSVWSIVLVTVMGTMMAINTVVAHEIGAARYDRIPHSVRQSLWKGLLVGVVAMLFANLCTLLFDHVGLDQHVADRAALFLHVISLGMPTFACYRALYGYTTSINQTKPIMWIAIFGLVFNVASNWLLVYGNWGFPKLGGVGCAVSTAIAMWLMLGAMVTWVRYAPAYRASYPFTGWEGPDRKAIGPMLRLGLPIGVTYFAEASAFGLISLLVARFGVVAVSAHQVALNFSSLVFMVPLSFAIGMMTRVGQAMGEGNPERARFVGRVGIGMSVSFGALSALGIAIFRWEIAAAYTSDPAVQAACAHLLLFAALFQLSDSTQVATASAIRGYQVTRRPMIIQLLAFWGVSLPLGCILGLAPEWFPWTPAAPMSTTGFWIGLVVALTVAAVLLTWSFEKLARQRIRDAAKQPLGVT, encoded by the coding sequence ATGACCAGCACTACCTCCCCATCCAGCACGGCTTCGCCGGTGCGCACCGAAATTTCCACCTTGTGGCGCCTGTCCTGGCCGATGCTGGTCGGCCAGCTGGCCACAGTGGGCATGGGCGTGGCCGACGTCGCCATGACCGGCCACGTCAGCGCCGAGGAACTGGCCGCGGTGTCGCTCGGCACCTCGGTGTGGTCGATCGTGCTGGTCACCGTGATGGGCACCATGATGGCGATCAACACCGTGGTCGCCCACGAAATCGGCGCGGCGCGCTACGACCGGATCCCACACTCGGTACGCCAGTCGCTGTGGAAGGGCCTGCTGGTGGGCGTGGTGGCCATGCTGTTCGCCAACCTGTGCACCCTGCTGTTCGACCATGTCGGGCTGGACCAGCACGTGGCCGACCGCGCCGCGCTGTTCCTGCACGTGATCAGCCTCGGCATGCCGACCTTTGCCTGCTACCGCGCGCTGTACGGCTACACCACCAGCATCAACCAGACCAAGCCCATCATGTGGATCGCCATCTTCGGCCTGGTCTTCAACGTGGCCTCGAACTGGCTGCTGGTGTACGGCAACTGGGGCTTCCCGAAGCTGGGCGGGGTAGGCTGCGCGGTGTCGACGGCGATCGCGATGTGGCTGATGCTGGGCGCCATGGTCACCTGGGTCAGGTATGCGCCGGCCTACCGCGCCAGCTATCCGTTCACCGGATGGGAAGGCCCGGATCGGAAAGCCATCGGCCCGATGCTGCGCCTCGGCCTGCCGATCGGCGTCACGTATTTTGCCGAAGCCAGTGCCTTCGGCCTGATCAGCCTGCTGGTGGCGCGCTTCGGCGTGGTGGCCGTGTCCGCGCACCAGGTGGCGCTGAACTTCTCCTCGCTGGTGTTCATGGTGCCGCTGAGCTTCGCGATCGGCATGATGACCCGGGTCGGCCAGGCCATGGGCGAAGGCAATCCGGAGCGTGCGCGCTTCGTCGGCCGGGTCGGCATCGGCATGTCGGTCAGCTTCGGCGCCCTGTCGGCGCTGGGCATCGCCATCTTCCGCTGGGAGATCGCGGCGGCCTACACCTCCGACCCGGCGGTGCAGGCGGCCTGCGCCCACCTGCTGCTGTTCGCGGCCCTGTTCCAGCTGTCAGACTCCACCCAGGTCGCCACCGCCTCGGCGATCCGCGGCTACCAGGTGACGCGCCGGCCGATGATCATCCAGCTGCTGGCCTTCTGGGGCGTGTCGCTGCCGCTTGGCTGCATCCTGGGGCTGGCGCCGGAATGGTTCCCCTGGACCCCTGCGGCGCCGATGTCAACCACCGGTTTCTGGATCGGCCTGGTGGTAGCGCTGACGGTGGCGGCGGTGCTGCTGACCTGGTCGTTCGAAAAGCTGGCGCGCCAGCGCATCCGCGATGCTGCGAAACAGCCGCTGGGAGTGACGTAA
- a CDS encoding DnaJ C-terminal domain-containing protein, whose amino-acid sequence MEYKDYYKTLGLEKDASPEDIKKAYRKLVRQYHPDVSKHKDATEKTKEINEAYDVLGDADKRAAYDDLGRRGQQTSEGFRPPPDWGAQYDFSGAEADDLFADLFAHMGRRGRTGAGRGAGFQVRGEDIHAAITIDLRDAYTGATRNIGLRVPAQNAQGHVTMQEKTLSVNIPRGVTPGQRLRLAGQGQPGIGGGPAGDLYLEIQFKEDPRYRIEGANVYETAPVAPWEAALGARVSVPTPSGMVEVAVPAGSQTGRKLRLKGRGIPAATPGDLYLILEVVLPPATTSRAKELYEQMAREMSFNPRDNMGA is encoded by the coding sequence GTGGAATACAAGGACTATTACAAGACGTTGGGTCTGGAAAAGGACGCGTCTCCGGAAGACATCAAGAAGGCCTACCGCAAGCTCGTGCGCCAGTACCACCCGGACGTCAGCAAGCACAAGGACGCGACCGAGAAGACCAAGGAAATCAACGAAGCCTACGACGTGCTGGGTGACGCCGACAAGCGTGCGGCCTACGACGACCTGGGCCGCCGCGGCCAGCAAACCAGCGAAGGATTCCGGCCACCGCCCGACTGGGGCGCGCAGTACGACTTCTCCGGCGCCGAGGCCGACGACTTGTTTGCCGACCTGTTTGCGCACATGGGGCGCCGTGGCCGCACCGGCGCCGGCCGGGGCGCGGGCTTCCAGGTGCGCGGCGAAGACATCCACGCTGCGATCACGATCGACCTGCGCGACGCCTACACCGGCGCGACGCGCAACATCGGCCTGCGCGTGCCGGCGCAGAACGCGCAAGGCCACGTCACGATGCAGGAAAAGACCCTGAGCGTGAACATTCCGCGGGGCGTCACGCCCGGCCAGCGCTTGCGGCTGGCAGGGCAGGGCCAGCCCGGGATCGGGGGCGGCCCGGCGGGCGACCTGTACCTGGAAATCCAGTTCAAGGAAGACCCGCGCTACCGGATCGAGGGCGCGAACGTGTACGAGACGGCACCGGTGGCGCCATGGGAAGCGGCGCTGGGCGCGCGGGTATCGGTACCGACACCGTCGGGGATGGTCGAGGTTGCGGTCCCGGCAGGATCCCAGACCGGGCGCAAACTACGCCTGAAGGGCCGCGGCATCCCGGCCGCCACGCCGGGCGACCTGTACCTGATCCTCGAGGTGGTGCTGCCCCCGGCTACTACTTCACGCGCGAAAGAGCTTTACGAACAGATGGCGCGCGAGATGTCCTTCAATCCGCGTGACAACATGGGAGCCTGA
- a CDS encoding S9 family peptidase translates to MRPLLLLMAALAAAPASAERLTLDRIYGDPALAGASVKTLRVSPDGERVTFLRGRADNQYQQDLWEYNMKTKSTQRLVDSKRLVPNEELSLEEKARRERARTAGLSGIINYYWSPDGKQLLVPIGGDLFLVDAAKPDAPRKVASGNVTDPKISPKGRYVSFVRNQNLVVIDLQTGAERQLTTDGKGTIHNGEAEFVAQEEMDQHTGYYWAPDDSAIAYRRYDEAPVPVARRFEIFADRTEVIDQHYPAAGDPNVLIELMIVNPATGQQRKVDLGAEKDIYLVRADFSADAKTLVYQRQTRDQKRLDLVAVDVDTLAQRPLLTETSKTWVEIHNDLRFLKNKKAFIWASERSGRKHLYLYGLDGKLQLPLSKGEWGVDSVLAVDEAGGRVYISSSKDAMIDKQTYALKLDGSNAANPVRITTGDGWHEAAFAGNGKIFVDTYSNPTTPPQVSIRRADGTMVEWLEKNELNANHPYAKYLPDHLPTEYGTMKAKDGQLLHYSIIKPANFDASKRYPVFLFTYGGPHSQRVTRAWGNYFDQYMAQQGFVVFRLDNRGSGRRERVFTDALYGNLGSVEVEDQVAGIDWLAQQSFVDPKRIGVFGWSYGGFMTLRLLSAASDKIAMGVSVAPVTDWALYDTHYTERYVGGTPKSDPKAYERSGVFAHLDGMKSPLLLIHGMADDNVLFTNTTRLIDELVKRNVQFDLMTYPGAKHGISGKVNQRHVYGMIEAFFKKNLGGTAAK, encoded by the coding sequence ATGCGCCCTCTCCTGCTCCTTATGGCCGCTCTTGCGGCCGCTCCCGCTTCGGCCGAACGCCTGACGCTGGACCGTATCTACGGCGATCCGGCCCTGGCCGGCGCCAGCGTGAAGACCCTGCGCGTCTCGCCGGACGGCGAACGCGTGACCTTCCTGCGCGGCCGCGCCGACAACCAGTACCAGCAGGACCTGTGGGAATACAACATGAAGACCAAGAGCACCCAGCGCCTGGTCGATTCCAAGCGCCTGGTGCCGAACGAGGAACTCTCGCTCGAGGAAAAGGCGCGCCGCGAGCGCGCCCGTACCGCCGGCCTGTCGGGCATCATCAACTATTACTGGTCGCCGGACGGCAAGCAGCTCCTGGTGCCGATCGGCGGCGACCTGTTCCTGGTCGACGCCGCCAAGCCTGACGCGCCGCGCAAGGTCGCCTCGGGCAACGTGACCGATCCGAAGATCTCGCCGAAGGGCCGCTACGTCTCCTTCGTGCGCAACCAGAACCTGGTGGTGATCGACCTGCAGACCGGCGCCGAGCGCCAGCTGACCACCGACGGCAAGGGCACCATCCACAACGGCGAAGCCGAATTCGTCGCGCAGGAAGAGATGGACCAGCACACCGGCTACTACTGGGCGCCGGACGATTCCGCGATCGCCTACCGGCGCTACGACGAAGCGCCGGTGCCGGTGGCGCGCCGCTTCGAAATCTTCGCCGACCGCACCGAAGTGATCGACCAGCACTACCCTGCCGCGGGCGACCCGAACGTGCTGATCGAGCTGATGATCGTCAACCCGGCCACCGGCCAGCAGCGCAAGGTCGACCTCGGCGCCGAAAAGGATATCTACCTGGTGCGCGCCGACTTCAGCGCCGACGCCAAGACCCTGGTCTACCAGCGCCAGACGCGCGACCAGAAGCGCCTCGACCTGGTCGCCGTGGACGTCGACACCCTGGCCCAGCGCCCGCTGCTCACCGAAACCTCGAAGACCTGGGTCGAGATCCACAACGACCTGCGCTTCCTGAAGAACAAGAAGGCCTTCATCTGGGCGTCCGAGCGCAGCGGCCGCAAGCACCTCTACCTGTACGGCCTGGACGGCAAACTGCAGCTTCCGCTGTCGAAGGGCGAATGGGGCGTGGACAGCGTCCTGGCGGTCGACGAGGCCGGCGGGCGCGTCTACATCTCGTCGAGCAAGGACGCGATGATCGACAAGCAGACCTACGCGCTCAAGCTGGACGGCAGCAATGCCGCCAACCCGGTGCGCATCACGACCGGCGACGGCTGGCATGAGGCGGCGTTCGCGGGCAACGGCAAGATTTTTGTCGATACCTACTCGAACCCGACCACCCCGCCGCAGGTGTCGATCCGCCGCGCCGACGGCACGATGGTGGAATGGTTGGAAAAGAACGAGCTGAACGCGAACCACCCCTACGCCAAGTACCTGCCGGACCACCTGCCGACCGAATACGGCACCATGAAGGCCAAGGATGGCCAGCTACTCCACTACTCGATCATCAAGCCGGCCAATTTTGATGCGAGCAAGCGCTACCCGGTGTTCCTGTTCACCTACGGCGGCCCGCACTCGCAGCGCGTGACCCGCGCCTGGGGCAACTACTTTGACCAATACATGGCGCAGCAGGGCTTCGTCGTGTTCCGCCTGGATAACCGCGGCTCGGGCCGCCGCGAGCGCGTCTTCACCGACGCCCTCTACGGCAACCTGGGCTCGGTCGAAGTGGAAGACCAGGTCGCCGGCATCGATTGGCTGGCCCAGCAGAGCTTTGTCGATCCGAAGCGCATCGGTGTGTTCGGCTGGAGCTACGGCGGCTTCATGACGCTGCGCCTGCTGTCGGCCGCCTCGGACAAGATCGCGATGGGCGTGTCGGTGGCCCCGGTGACCGACTGGGCGCTGTACGACACCCACTACACCGAGCGCTATGTGGGCGGCACCCCGAAGTCGGACCCAAAGGCCTACGAGCGCAGCGGCGTGTTCGCGCACCTGGACGGCATGAAGTCGCCGCTGCTGCTGATCCACGGCATGGCCGACGACAACGTGCTGTTCACCAACACCACCCGCCTGATCGACGAGTTGGTGAAGCGTAACGTGCAGTTCGATCTGATGACCTATCCGGGCGCCAAGCACGGCATTTCGGGCAAGGTCAACCAGCGTCACGTGTATGGGATGATCGAGGCCTTCTTCAAGAAGAACCTGGGTGGGACGGCGGCCAAGTAA
- the tssG gene encoding type VI secretion system baseplate subunit TssG codes for MITELLAEPWRYEFFQAVRLLSRWLRRYGVAPETAIRFENSLSLAFPASDIDALQLEQGQSPGAANAMRLRVRTAVMGLLGLNGALPLHYTERIAAWEHATHDEGPRAFYDAISSRQVTLFYRAWRKYRVRGGADEHNRDRFLAQLVALAGAGWQGQGPGQPGSGLAFENLAYFAAQLRSRAVPAHLIAGVLSDYLEVPVTVEQFAGKWDALRAGDRSRLGENNCDVGLGATLGERLLRPELGIRVKVGPVSSRMFERFLPGANGARALAALLDRFAIDLPYRELQVILRGEEVDGASLDGTVRLGLDGFLCTRPDRRNREDVCYLLP; via the coding sequence GTGATCACCGAGCTGCTGGCCGAACCCTGGCGCTACGAATTCTTCCAGGCCGTTCGCCTGCTGTCGCGCTGGCTGCGCCGCTACGGCGTCGCGCCGGAGACCGCGATCCGCTTCGAAAACAGCCTGTCGCTGGCCTTCCCGGCGAGCGACATCGATGCACTGCAGCTCGAGCAGGGACAAAGCCCTGGCGCGGCGAACGCGATGCGCTTGCGGGTGCGTACGGCGGTGATGGGCCTGCTCGGCCTGAACGGCGCGCTGCCGCTGCACTACACCGAGCGCATCGCCGCCTGGGAGCATGCCACGCACGACGAAGGCCCGCGCGCCTTCTACGATGCCATCTCCAGCCGCCAGGTGACGCTGTTCTACCGAGCCTGGCGCAAATACCGGGTGCGCGGCGGAGCGGACGAGCACAACCGCGACCGCTTCCTGGCCCAGCTCGTGGCGCTGGCAGGCGCGGGGTGGCAAGGGCAGGGGCCGGGCCAGCCGGGCAGCGGCCTGGCTTTCGAGAACCTGGCGTACTTCGCCGCCCAGCTGCGCAGCCGGGCGGTGCCGGCGCACCTGATCGCGGGCGTGCTGTCCGACTACCTGGAGGTGCCGGTGACGGTCGAGCAGTTCGCCGGGAAGTGGGACGCCCTGCGCGCAGGCGACCGCAGCCGGCTCGGGGAAAACAACTGCGACGTCGGCCTCGGCGCGACCCTCGGCGAGCGCCTGCTGCGGCCGGAACTGGGCATCCGCGTCAAGGTGGGACCGGTATCTTCGCGCATGTTCGAACGCTTCCTGCCGGGCGCCAACGGGGCCCGGGCGCTGGCGGCGCTGCTCGACCGTTTCGCGATCGACCTGCCCTACCGCGAGCTGCAGGTGATCCTGCGCGGCGAGGAAGTCGACGGCGCCAGCCTGGACGGCACGGTCCGGCTCGGGCTGGACGGCTTCCTGTGCACGCGCCCGGACCGGCGCAACCGCGAGGACGTTTGCTATCTCCTGCCTTAG
- a CDS encoding IS256 family transposase has translation MTTKKPKKQKAAYPFPVELIDQLLAQVENKDAESILGEAGLAGQLKKMLAERMLSAELSHHLASEGEGSKNHRNGSSPKKVLTPGGELHLDIPRDRLSSFEPKLVAKHQRRMTGFDDHVISMYARGMSVREIQGHLLELYGTDVSPDLISTITDEVLEEVNQWQQRPLEAMYPIVYFDALRLKIRDEGTVKNKAVYLALGIRADGRKEVLGLWIEQTEGAKFWLKVFNELKNRGLEDILIAVVDGLRGFPEAIEAVYPQAQIQTCIVHLIRNSTTLAAWKDRKELAAALKPVYQAANADLAEAALDAFAAGPWGTRFPTVAAMWRRQWQQVIPFFAYPPEVRTIIYTTNAIESLHMRLRKIVKNRGHFPSDEAATKLLFLALRNIEKDWKMPQRTWKQAANQFAIMFGERFTNAIT, from the coding sequence ATGACCACCAAAAAGCCCAAGAAACAGAAAGCCGCATACCCATTCCCGGTCGAGCTGATCGACCAGTTGCTCGCCCAGGTCGAGAACAAGGACGCCGAATCGATCCTCGGTGAAGCTGGCCTGGCCGGACAGCTCAAGAAGATGCTGGCCGAGCGCATGCTGTCGGCCGAGCTGAGCCATCACCTGGCCAGCGAGGGCGAAGGCAGCAAGAATCACCGTAACGGCAGCAGTCCGAAGAAGGTGCTGACACCGGGCGGCGAACTCCATCTGGACATTCCACGTGATCGCCTGTCGAGCTTCGAGCCCAAGCTGGTGGCCAAGCACCAGCGCCGGATGACGGGCTTTGACGATCACGTCATCAGCATGTACGCGCGCGGCATGAGCGTGCGCGAAATCCAGGGGCATTTGTTGGAGCTGTACGGTACCGACGTCTCGCCAGACCTGATCTCGACCATCACCGACGAGGTTCTCGAAGAGGTCAATCAATGGCAGCAGCGGCCACTCGAAGCGATGTACCCGATCGTCTATTTCGACGCGCTGCGCCTGAAAATCCGGGACGAAGGCACCGTCAAGAACAAGGCCGTCTACCTGGCCTTGGGCATTCGTGCCGATGGCCGCAAGGAGGTGCTGGGCCTGTGGATCGAGCAAACGGAAGGAGCCAAGTTTTGGCTGAAGGTTTTCAACGAACTGAAGAACCGAGGACTGGAGGACATCCTGATCGCCGTCGTCGACGGCCTGCGCGGCTTCCCTGAGGCCATCGAGGCGGTATACCCGCAAGCGCAGATTCAGACCTGCATCGTACACCTGATTCGCAACTCGACAACGCTGGCAGCGTGGAAGGACCGCAAGGAGCTGGCGGCGGCCCTGAAGCCCGTCTACCAGGCTGCCAATGCTGACTTGGCTGAAGCGGCGCTTGACGCGTTCGCGGCCGGGCCATGGGGCACCAGATTTCCGACGGTGGCAGCGATGTGGCGCCGCCAGTGGCAGCAGGTAATTCCCTTCTTCGCCTATCCGCCGGAAGTGCGCACCATCATCTACACGACCAATGCCATCGAGAGCTTGCATATGCGCCTGCGAAAGATCGTCAAGAACCGCGGCCACTTCCCCAGCGACGAAGCAGCAACCAAATTGTTGTTTCTGGCCTTGCGCAATATCGAGAAAGATTGGAAGATGCCGCAGCGTACCTGGAAACAGGCTGCCAATCAGTTCGCCATTATGTTCGGCGAGCGCTTCACGAACGCAATTACCTAA
- a CDS encoding MerR family transcriptional regulator: protein MQQPQTLTGVLLEEVALSLEELARAANVEPEWVVRHVQAGVLGGGPATQVTSLRFGSNDLDRVRRLLSIERDFEANEQIAALVIDLSDEVRRLRTRMRVLGLK from the coding sequence ATGCAACAGCCACAGACCCTGACCGGCGTGCTGCTGGAAGAAGTGGCCCTGAGCCTGGAGGAACTGGCGCGCGCGGCGAACGTGGAACCGGAGTGGGTGGTGCGCCACGTGCAGGCCGGCGTGCTGGGCGGCGGGCCGGCGACGCAGGTGACGAGCCTGCGTTTCGGCAGCAACGACCTGGACCGTGTGCGGCGCCTGCTCAGCATCGAGCGCGACTTCGAGGCCAACGAGCAGATCGCGGCGCTGGTGATCGACCTGAGCGACGAGGTGCGGCGACTGCGCACGCGGATGCGCGTGCTGGGTCTCAAATAG
- the tssF gene encoding type VI secretion system baseplate subunit TssF has translation MEELLPYYERELVYLNTVGRELAQQYPRLASELGLGADGLEDPHIRRLIQACALLNARTARKLDDDYPEFTEALLGSLYPYFLQGIPSCSIARIGSGSAPQGPGKVEQVQTVPRGTEMSALHAKGTVCRFRTAGSLMLAPVGVARARYEPVVHAPAHVRLPPRATGQVAVTIESAVPARLLRQLGLPRLRLYVDADPLLAASLIDTLFMHIGASYLEIGDGGPWRQLERMPLALGGFGDDDALVPLRPSEHAAYRLLSEYFAFPDKFHFIDIDLGKLAPMLPAAAHRFTLHLIVNGLHGDSGAARLLGTLEASHLVPGCAPVVNLFHQAAMPVRITHRTAMYDVVPGRHEENVEVYSIDTVNVLRTAEGRVQSIAYRPYYGLRHGEGGELRERYWFARRDDRGMHRQRMKIGFTDAGFTLAPDEQCVGSIDLTCTNGAHAASTGFGAPDGDLSSETATGGLPIHLLRRPTLPHRFRSSGGAHWRLVAQLALNHRSLGDLDAFREVLTLYDVSRSAATQRQIAGITAMETASSTAWMRNQSGATLVHGLEVRMTVDEEAFAGSSLYVFAEVVNRFFGLYVHINSFTRLVVRSAQTDRELLRCEPRNGSLTLV, from the coding sequence ATGGAAGAACTGTTGCCCTACTACGAGCGTGAACTGGTCTACCTGAACACGGTCGGACGCGAGCTCGCGCAACAGTATCCCCGCCTGGCAAGCGAACTGGGTCTCGGCGCCGATGGCCTGGAAGACCCGCACATCCGCCGCCTGATCCAGGCCTGCGCCCTGCTCAATGCGCGCACTGCCCGCAAGCTCGACGACGACTATCCGGAGTTTACCGAAGCCTTGCTGGGCAGCCTCTATCCCTACTTCCTGCAGGGTATTCCCTCGTGCTCGATCGCGCGCATCGGCAGCGGCTCGGCGCCGCAGGGGCCCGGCAAGGTCGAGCAGGTGCAGACCGTGCCGCGCGGGACCGAGATGAGCGCGCTGCACGCCAAGGGCACGGTGTGCCGCTTCCGCACCGCCGGCTCCCTGATGCTGGCGCCGGTCGGCGTGGCGCGGGCGCGCTACGAGCCGGTGGTGCATGCGCCGGCCCACGTGCGGCTGCCCCCGCGCGCCACCGGGCAGGTGGCCGTCACGATCGAGAGCGCCGTGCCGGCGCGCCTGCTGCGCCAGCTCGGCCTGCCGCGCCTGCGCCTCTACGTCGATGCCGACCCGCTGCTGGCGGCAAGCCTGATCGACACCCTGTTCATGCACATCGGCGCCAGCTACCTGGAGATCGGCGACGGCGGACCGTGGCGCCAGCTCGAGCGCATGCCGCTGGCGCTGGGCGGCTTCGGCGACGACGATGCGCTGGTGCCGCTGCGCCCCAGCGAGCACGCCGCCTACCGGCTGCTGAGCGAATACTTCGCCTTCCCCGACAAGTTTCACTTCATCGACATCGACCTTGGCAAGCTGGCGCCGATGCTGCCGGCGGCGGCGCACCGTTTCACCCTGCACCTGATCGTCAATGGCCTGCACGGCGACAGCGGCGCCGCGCGCCTGCTCGGGACACTGGAGGCGTCCCACCTGGTGCCCGGCTGCGCGCCGGTGGTCAACCTGTTCCACCAGGCCGCGATGCCGGTACGGATCACGCACCGCACCGCCATGTACGATGTGGTGCCGGGCCGCCACGAGGAAAACGTGGAGGTCTACAGCATCGACACCGTCAACGTGCTGCGCACGGCGGAGGGCAGGGTGCAGTCGATCGCCTACCGCCCCTATTACGGGCTGCGCCATGGCGAAGGCGGCGAGCTGCGCGAGCGCTACTGGTTCGCCCGCCGCGACGACCGCGGCATGCACCGGCAGCGCATGAAGATCGGCTTCACCGATGCCGGTTTCACCCTGGCGCCGGACGAGCAGTGCGTGGGCTCGATCGACCTGACCTGCACCAATGGCGCGCATGCGGCCAGTACCGGCTTCGGTGCTCCGGACGGCGACCTGAGCAGCGAAACCGCCACCGGCGGCCTGCCGATCCACCTGCTGCGCCGCCCGACGCTGCCGCACCGCTTTCGCTCGTCGGGCGGCGCGCACTGGCGCCTGGTGGCCCAGCTCGCGCTCAACCACCGCTCGCTCGGCGACCTCGACGCTTTCCGCGAAGTGCTGACCCTGTACGACGTGTCGCGCTCGGCCGCGACCCAGCGCCAGATCGCCGGCATCACGGCCATGGAGACCGCCTCGTCCACGGCCTGGATGCGCAACCAGAGCGGCGCCACGCTGGTCCACGGGCTGGAAGTGCGCATGACGGTGGACGAAGAGGCCTTCGCCGGCAGCAGCCTGTATGTGTTCGCGGAAGTGGTGAACCGGTTCTTCGGCCTGTACGTGCACATCAACAGCTTCACCCGGCTGGTGGTGCGCTCGGCGCAGACCGACAGGGAGCTCCTGCGCTGCGAGCCACGCAACGGCAGCCTGACGCTGGTGTGA
- a CDS encoding type 1 glutamine amidotransferase domain-containing protein — protein sequence MENIVNAGDHLDLVSEQDLVGRRVAVLMTDGVEQVEYTAPRSFLEGKGVRVTLVSPKGAGEEVQGMNHDQPGDKFKVELSLAQAQEADFDALLLPGGEENPKKLRRMPEAIAFIKAFDDADKPIAAICHGPWPLIEAGIAESKHLTSYPAIQDDLKAAGAEWTDDEVVVDGKLITSRKPDDIPAFNEALMKELMVIQQAGMDPGPTS from the coding sequence ATGGAAAATATTGTGAATGCGGGCGATCACCTGGACCTGGTGAGCGAGCAGGACCTGGTCGGCCGGCGCGTCGCGGTCCTGATGACCGATGGCGTCGAACAGGTCGAGTACACGGCGCCGCGCAGTTTTCTGGAGGGGAAGGGCGTGCGCGTGACCCTCGTTTCGCCCAAGGGCGCGGGCGAGGAAGTGCAGGGCATGAACCACGACCAGCCCGGCGACAAATTCAAGGTGGAGCTGAGCCTGGCGCAGGCGCAGGAAGCGGACTTCGATGCGCTGCTGCTGCCGGGCGGGGAGGAAAATCCGAAGAAGCTGCGCCGGATGCCGGAAGCGATCGCCTTCATCAAGGCTTTCGATGATGCGGACAAGCCGATCGCGGCGATCTGCCATGGGCCGTGGCCGCTGATCGAGGCGGGGATTGCCGAGTCGAAGCACCTGACCAGCTATCCGGCGATCCAGGACGACCTGAAGGCGGCGGGGGCGGAGTGGACCGACGACGAGGTGGTGGTGGACGGCAAGCTGATCACGAGCCGCAAGCCGGATGATATTCCGGCGTTCAATGAGGCCTTGATGAAGGAGTTGATGGTGATCCAGCAGGCGGGGATGGACCCGGGGCCGACGTCCTGA